The Rhinolophus ferrumequinum isolate MPI-CBG mRhiFer1 chromosome 13 unlocalized genomic scaffold, mRhiFer1_v1.p Super_scaffold_3, whole genome shotgun sequence genome window below encodes:
- the STARD7 gene encoding stAR-related lipid transfer protein 7, mitochondrial — MFPRKLAAAAAAAAAARAGPRGGGLLAVLANQCRFVTGLRVRRAQQIAQLYGRLYSDSARRVLLGRLWRRLRGRAGHASAMMAALAGVFVWDEERIQEEELQRSIDEMRRLEEMSTMFQSSGVDRHPPEPKPQTEGSEDSGAKAQPWEMVMEKKHFKLWRRPITGTPLYQYRVFGTYTDVTPRQFFNVQLDTEYRKKWDALVIKLEVIERDMVSGSEVLHWVTHFPYPMYSRDYVYVRRYSVDQENNVMVLVSRAVEHPSVPESPEFVRVRSYESQMVIRPHKSFDENGFDYLLTYSDNPQTVFPRYCVSWMVSSGMPDFLEKLHMATLKAKNMEIKVKDYMSSKPLEIGGEAKASSPSSERKSESSCGPARIEYA; from the exons ATGTTCCCGCGGAagctggcggcggcggcggcggcggcggcggcagcgcgCGCGGGTCCGCGGGGCGGGGGCTTGCTCGCCGTGCTGGCCAATCAGTGCCGCTTCGTGACGGGCCTGCGCGTGCGGCGCGCGCAGCAGATCGCGCAGCTCTACGGCCGCCTTTACTCGGACAGCGCGCGCCGCGTCCTCCTCGGCCGCCTGTGGCGCCGGCTGCGCGGCCGCGCGGGCCATGCCTCGGCGATGATGGCGGCGCTCGCCGGCGTCTTCGTGTGGGACGAGGAGCGGATCCAGGAGGAGGAGCTGCAGAG aTCCATCGATGAGATGAGACGGTTGGAGGAAATGTCCACTATGTTCCAGAGCTCTGGAGTTGACCGCCACCCTCCAGAACCAAAACCCCAAACAGAAGGGAGTGAGGATTCCGGGGCCAAAGCGCAGCCGTGGGAGATGGTGATGGAGAAGAAGCACTTCAAGCTGTGGCGGCGCCCTATCACGGGCACCCCCCTGTACCAGTACCGAG TCTTTGGAACCTACACAGATGTGACACCCCGGCAGTTCTTCAATGTTCAG CTGGATACAGAGTACAGGAAAAAGTGGGATGCCTTGGTGATCAAACTGGAAGTGATTGAGAGGGACATGGTCAGTGGTTCCGAGGTTCTTCACTGGGTAACCCACTTTCCT taTCCCATGTACTCACGGGATTATGTTTATGTTCGGCGGTACAGCGTGGACCAGGAAAACAACGTGATGGTGTTGGTGTCACG CGCTGTGGAGCACCCTAGCGTGCCAGAGTCTCCAGAGTTTGTAAGGGTCAGATCATATGAATCCCAGATGGTCATCCGTCCCCACAAGTCATTTGATGAG aacGGCTTTGACTACTTGTTGACCTACAGTGACAATCCCCAGACCGTGTTTCCTCGCTACTGCGTTAGTTGGATGGTTTCCAGTG GCATGCCGGATTTCCTGGAGAAGCTGCACATGGCCACTCTGAAAGCCAAGAACATGGAGATCAAAGTAAAGGACTACATGTCATCGAAGCCTCTGGAAATAGGCGGTGAAGCGAAGGCCAGCAGCCCGTCTTCCGAGCGGAAGAGCGAGAGCAGCTGTGGCCCCGCCCGGATTGAGTACGCTTGA